Proteins encoded together in one Pseudoroseomonas cervicalis window:
- a CDS encoding beta-ketoacyl-ACP synthase III produces MIPRALIAGTGGYLPELVLDNDSLAARHGLDTSDAWIRERTGIRQRHLAAPGEKASDMGAAAARAALEQAGIEASAVDGIIVATATPDSVFPSTAVRVQALLGISQGFAFDLAAACTGFVYALSVADAMIRAGQARCMLVIGAELFSSILDWTDRGTCVLFGDGAGAVVLRAAQEDEAGRGVLSCHLHADGRHGDILQVEGGLLRMAGREVFRHAVSKLASVVDEALAANGLAKSDVAWLVPHQANQRIIDAMGRKLGLPPERVVVAVDRHANTSAASIPLALAEATRDGRIARGDLVLMEGIGGGLTWGAALARF; encoded by the coding sequence ATGATTCCTCGCGCCCTGATCGCCGGCACCGGCGGCTACCTGCCCGAGCTGGTGCTCGACAATGACAGCCTGGCCGCGCGCCACGGCCTCGACACCTCCGATGCCTGGATCCGCGAGCGCACCGGCATCCGCCAGCGCCACCTGGCGGCGCCGGGCGAGAAGGCCAGCGACATGGGCGCCGCCGCCGCGCGCGCCGCGCTGGAGCAGGCGGGCATCGAGGCGAGCGCCGTGGACGGCATCATCGTCGCCACCGCCACGCCGGATTCGGTGTTTCCCTCCACCGCCGTGCGGGTGCAGGCGCTGCTCGGCATCAGCCAGGGCTTCGCCTTCGACCTCGCCGCCGCCTGCACCGGCTTCGTCTATGCCCTGTCCGTCGCCGATGCGATGATCCGCGCCGGCCAGGCGCGCTGCATGCTGGTGATCGGCGCCGAGCTGTTCTCGAGCATCCTGGACTGGACCGATCGCGGCACCTGCGTGCTGTTCGGCGACGGGGCCGGCGCCGTGGTGCTGCGCGCGGCGCAGGAGGATGAGGCCGGGCGCGGCGTGCTGTCCTGCCACCTGCATGCCGATGGCCGGCATGGCGACATCCTGCAGGTCGAGGGCGGGCTGCTGCGCATGGCCGGGCGCGAGGTGTTCCGCCACGCCGTGTCCAAGCTGGCTTCGGTGGTGGATGAGGCGCTGGCGGCCAATGGCCTGGCCAAATCCGACGTCGCCTGGCTGGTGCCGCACCAGGCCAATCAGCGCATCATCGACGCCATGGGCCGCAAGCTCGGCCTGCCGCCGGAGCGGGTGGTGGTGGCAGTGGACCGCCATGCCAACACCTCCGCCGCCTCGATCCCGCTGGCGCTGGCCGAGGCGACGCGGGATGGCCGCATCGCCCGCGGCGATCTGGTGCTGATGGAGGGCATCGGCGGCGGGCTGACCTGGGGCGCCGCCCTGGCGCGTTTCTGA
- the rpmF gene encoding 50S ribosomal protein L32, whose amino-acid sequence MAVPKKKVSPSRRGMRRSHEALSTQAHHECPNCGELKRPHHVCASCGHYDGREIVQAGKALKAAVRT is encoded by the coding sequence ATGGCCGTTCCGAAGAAGAAGGTTTCGCCCTCCCGCCGCGGGATGCGCCGCAGCCACGAGGCCCTGTCCACCCAGGCGCACCATGAGTGCCCGAATTGCGGTGAGCTGAAGCGCCCGCACCATGTCTGCGCGTCCTGCGGCCATTATGACGGCCGTGAGATCGTCCAGGCCGGCAAGGCCCTGAAGGCCGCGGTCCGCACCTGA
- the plsX gene encoding phosphate acyltransferase PlsX translates to MPQSGATQPQAAGGFALAIDAMGGDHAPDSVLDGLEIAAERHPKARFLLVGDEARLTALLAKRPRAAKACTIRHAAEAIPGDMKPTAALRVRNSSMRIAIDAVAGGEAAGVVSAGNTGALMALGKIVVKSLPEIDRPALAAIGPSARGDVVLLDLGANIVCDPRNLVEFAVMGDAFARAVLGLTNPSIGLLNVGSEELKGDDRVRQAAEMLRESPLAGQFHGFVEGHDITAGTVDVVVTDGFTGNVALKTGEGAFKLVGSLLKQVFTSSLAAKLGYLLARPALDRLREWMDPRRYNGAVLIGLNGVVVKSHGGTDALGFAHAVDVAMDMVTHRFNERIREGLAALPPRNRTVVAEPGAAAR, encoded by the coding sequence GTGCCGCAGAGCGGGGCGACACAGCCCCAGGCTGCGGGAGGCTTCGCCCTGGCCATCGACGCCATGGGCGGGGACCATGCGCCGGATTCGGTGCTCGACGGGCTGGAGATCGCCGCGGAGCGGCATCCCAAGGCCCGCTTCCTGCTGGTGGGGGATGAGGCGCGGCTGACCGCGCTGCTGGCCAAGCGGCCGCGTGCCGCGAAGGCCTGCACCATCCGCCATGCCGCCGAGGCGATCCCCGGCGACATGAAGCCGACCGCCGCGCTGCGCGTCCGCAACTCCTCCATGCGCATCGCCATCGATGCCGTGGCGGGGGGCGAGGCCGCCGGCGTGGTCTCGGCCGGCAATACCGGCGCGCTGATGGCGCTGGGCAAGATCGTGGTGAAGTCGCTGCCGGAGATCGACCGGCCGGCGCTCGCCGCCATCGGCCCCTCGGCCCGCGGCGATGTCGTGCTGCTCGATCTCGGCGCCAACATCGTCTGCGACCCGCGCAACCTGGTCGAATTCGCGGTGATGGGCGATGCCTTCGCCCGCGCCGTGCTGGGCCTGACCAATCCCAGCATCGGCCTGCTGAATGTCGGCAGCGAGGAGCTGAAGGGCGACGACCGCGTCCGCCAGGCGGCCGAGATGCTGCGCGAATCGCCGCTGGCCGGGCAGTTCCACGGCTTCGTCGAGGGGCACGACATCACCGCCGGCACCGTCGACGTGGTGGTGACCGACGGCTTCACCGGCAATGTCGCGCTGAAGACCGGCGAGGGCGCCTTCAAGCTGGTGGGCAGCCTGCTGAAGCAGGTCTTCACCTCCTCGCTGGCGGCCAAGCTCGGCTATCTGCTGGCGCGCCCGGCGCTCGACCGGCTGCGCGAATGGATGGATCCGCGCCGCTACAATGGCGCGGTGCTGATCGGGCTGAACGGCGTGGTGGTGAAGAGCCATGGCGGCACCGACGCGCTGGGCTTCGCCCATGCGGTGGATGTCGCCATGGACATGGTCACCCACCGCTTCAACGAGCGTATCCGTGAAGGACTGGCCGCCCTGCCGCCGCGCAATCGGACGGTGGTGGCCGAACCGGGCGCCGCCGCCCGCTGA
- a CDS encoding YifB family Mg chelatase-like AAA ATPase codes for MTIARLASFAFAGVDALAVEIQVQIASGLPAFTLVGLPDKAVAESRERVRAALNGLGLSLPPKRILVNLAPAGLQKEGPHFDLPIALALLAAMDIVPRDELAQLAALGELALDGAIGPVAGILPAALAAANRGLGLICPAAQGAEALWAGRLEVVAAESLQQLIAHLTGRQILSAPAPAAPERAAMDSQGPCLSDIRGQESAKRALEIAAAGQHNLLLVGPPGAGKSMLAQRLPSLLPELTPQEALELSLVRSVAGLIEGGRISARPPFREPHHSASQAALVGGGSRARPGEISLAHHGVLFLDELPEFARPALEALRQPLESGQCVVSRAAAHVTYPARIQLVAAMNPCRCGHLGDNSRECGQAPRCGEAYQARLSGPLLDRIDMTIGMAPVRPAELARAPRGEASAEVAARIRAVRDFQSRRAGGARRRNADLPLEALLADTAPEALSLAERAAGQLGLSNRAFTRCLRVARSIADLAASEGIGRPHVAEALTYRQRGLQERAVSPG; via the coding sequence ATGACCATTGCCCGCCTCGCCAGCTTCGCCTTTGCCGGGGTCGATGCCCTGGCGGTCGAGATCCAGGTGCAGATCGCCAGCGGCCTGCCGGCCTTCACCCTGGTCGGCCTGCCCGACAAGGCGGTGGCCGAGAGCCGGGAGCGGGTGCGGGCGGCGCTGAACGGGCTCGGCCTGTCGCTGCCGCCGAAGCGCATTCTGGTCAATCTGGCGCCGGCCGGGCTGCAGAAGGAAGGGCCGCATTTCGACCTGCCCATCGCCCTCGCCCTGCTGGCCGCCATGGACATCGTGCCGCGCGACGAGCTGGCGCAGCTGGCGGCGCTGGGCGAGCTGGCGCTGGACGGCGCCATCGGGCCCGTGGCCGGCATCCTGCCGGCGGCGCTGGCGGCGGCGAATCGCGGCCTCGGCCTGATCTGCCCGGCCGCCCAGGGGGCGGAGGCGCTCTGGGCCGGGCGGCTGGAGGTGGTGGCGGCGGAGAGCCTGCAGCAGCTGATCGCGCATCTGACGGGGCGGCAGATCCTCTCCGCTCCGGCGCCGGCGGCGCCGGAGCGGGCGGCGATGGACAGCCAGGGCCCCTGCCTGTCCGACATCCGCGGCCAGGAAAGCGCCAAGCGGGCGCTGGAGATCGCCGCGGCCGGGCAGCACAATTTGCTGCTGGTGGGGCCGCCGGGCGCCGGCAAGTCGATGCTGGCGCAGCGCCTGCCCTCCCTGCTGCCGGAGCTGACGCCGCAGGAGGCGCTGGAGCTGAGCCTGGTGCGCAGCGTCGCCGGGCTGATCGAGGGCGGGCGCATCTCCGCCCGTCCGCCCTTCCGGGAGCCGCATCATTCGGCCAGCCAGGCGGCGCTGGTGGGTGGCGGCAGCCGCGCCCGGCCGGGCGAGATCAGCCTGGCGCATCACGGCGTGCTGTTCCTGGACGAGCTGCCGGAATTCGCCCGCCCGGCGCTGGAGGCGCTGCGCCAGCCGCTGGAATCCGGGCAATGCGTGGTCAGCCGCGCCGCGGCGCATGTCACCTATCCGGCGCGCATCCAGCTGGTGGCGGCGATGAATCCCTGCCGCTGCGGCCATCTCGGCGACAACAGCCGCGAATGCGGCCAGGCGCCGCGCTGCGGCGAGGCCTATCAGGCGCGGCTTTCCGGCCCGCTGCTGGACCGTATCGACATGACCATCGGCATGGCCCCGGTGCGCCCGGCGGAGCTGGCCCGGGCGCCGCGCGGCGAGGCCTCGGCGGAGGTGGCGGCGCGCATCCGCGCGGTGCGGGATTTCCAGAGCCGCCGCGCCGGCGGGGCAAGGCGGCGCAATGCCGATCTGCCGCTGGAAGCGCTGCTGGCCGACACGGCGCCGGAGGCGCTGTCGCTGGCCGAGCGCGCCGCCGGGCAGCTCGGCCTGTCCAACCGCGCCTTCACCCGTTGCCTGCGCGTGGCGCGCAGCATCGCCGATCTGGCGGCATCGGAGGGGATCGGCCGCCCTCATGTGGCGGAGGCGCTGACCTATCGCCAGCGCGGCCTGCAGGAGCGGGCGGTCAGCCCCGGCTGA
- a CDS encoding DUF1800 family protein: MDTRSIHAAIRFGLGARPDQPLPSDPRAALLAELRQPDTPPPPPEGWDHPPTLSEVMAVWEEEDRMGREAVLAAGQNAPRAKLYRAENQAQAEHALTTSASFRERLVLFWANHFTVSRRTAGVFALTGEYLRSAIRPHVNGRLEDMVLAAERHPAMLLYLNQNSSIGPNSPSGQRSRRGLNENLAREILELHTVSPAAGYSQRDVTQFALLLTGLSLLRRGERAGTVFAASRHEPGEKRILGQRFGEGEAEIERALRFLAGHEATHRHVAEKLVRHFVADDPPPAAVRRVFSALRDSRGDLGVATAALIEAPEAWDRPLTKIRSPQDFTYAALRGLGAEARHANLAISVCGALGQPYWTAPAPKGWPDRAEDWVSPEMLLQRMERAHDMAGRFSRQDPAQLAEVALGPLARPQTLDAVRRAGSLRDGLTLLLASPEFQRR, translated from the coding sequence ATGGACACGCGCAGCATCCACGCCGCGATCCGCTTCGGCCTCGGCGCCCGCCCGGACCAGCCCCTGCCGTCCGACCCGCGCGCCGCCCTGCTGGCGGAGCTGCGGCAGCCCGACACACCGCCGCCGCCCCCGGAAGGCTGGGACCATCCGCCGACCCTGTCGGAGGTCATGGCCGTCTGGGAGGAGGAGGACCGCATGGGCCGCGAGGCGGTGCTGGCGGCCGGCCAGAACGCGCCGCGCGCCAAGCTCTACCGGGCCGAGAACCAGGCGCAGGCCGAGCACGCCCTGACCACCTCCGCCAGCTTCCGCGAGAGGCTGGTGCTCTTCTGGGCCAACCACTTCACGGTCAGCCGCCGCACCGCGGGGGTTTTCGCCCTGACCGGGGAGTATCTGCGCAGCGCCATCCGTCCGCATGTCAATGGCAGGCTCGAGGACATGGTGCTGGCGGCGGAGCGGCACCCGGCCATGCTGCTGTACCTGAACCAGAACAGCTCGATCGGCCCGAACAGCCCGAGCGGCCAGCGCAGCCGGCGCGGCCTGAACGAGAACCTGGCGCGCGAGATCCTGGAGCTGCACACCGTGTCGCCGGCCGCCGGCTACAGCCAGCGCGACGTCACCCAGTTCGCCCTGCTGCTGACCGGCCTCTCCCTGCTGCGGCGGGGCGAGCGGGCCGGCACCGTCTTTGCGGCCAGCCGGCACGAGCCGGGCGAGAAGCGCATCCTCGGCCAGCGCTTTGGCGAGGGCGAGGCGGAAATCGAGCGCGCGCTGCGTTTCCTGGCCGGCCATGAGGCGACACACCGGCATGTGGCCGAGAAGCTGGTGCGGCATTTCGTCGCGGATGATCCGCCGCCCGCCGCGGTGCGTCGTGTCTTCTCCGCGCTGCGGGACAGCCGCGGCGATCTCGGCGTGGCGACCGCCGCCCTCATCGAGGCGCCGGAGGCCTGGGACAGGCCGCTGACCAAGATCCGCTCGCCGCAGGACTTCACCTATGCCGCCCTGCGCGGCCTGGGCGCCGAGGCGCGGCACGCCAACCTCGCCATCTCGGTCTGCGGCGCGCTGGGCCAGCCCTACTGGACCGCGCCGGCGCCGAAGGGCTGGCCGGACCGCGCCGAGGACTGGGTCTCGCCCGAGATGCTGCTGCAGCGCATGGAGCGGGCGCATGACATGGCCGGCCGCTTCAGCCGCCAGGACCCGGCGCAGCTGGCCGAGGTGGCGCTCGGCCCGCTGGCCCGGCCGCAGACGCTGGACGCGGTGCGCCGCGCCGGCTCGCTGCGCGACGGCCTCACCCTTCTCCTGGCCAGCCCGGAGTTCCAGCGCCGATGA
- the fusA gene encoding elongation factor G gives MEAPVARTPLEKIRNIGITAHIDAGKTTTTERILYYTGKSHKIGEVHEGNTTTDYMEQERERGITITSAAVTAEWKGHRINVIDTPGHIDFNIEVNRSLRVLDGAVFVIEGVAGVQPQSETNWRLADRYNVPRIIYINKLDRTGADFYRAAATLTEKLGITWVALQLPIGIEDSLKGIVDLVEMKSLIWEGDELGAKYHEAPIPDDLKDKAAEYRQLLLDTALSVDDAAMEEYFDKGDVSVETLKKCIKKGTISGAFRPVVCGSSFKNKGVQPLLDAVCDYLPSPVEVEGIMVAPEEGQDEDTPRRIIEVSETAPFSALAFKMINDKYGNLTFIRVYAGVVRQGDTVLNTAKGNKERIGRMFQMHADKREEVKEVYAGDIVAIVGLKDTLTGDTLADPADPVVLERMAFPVPVIDISVEPKTKDGVEKMTLGLQKLAGEDPSLRLKTDQETGQTILSGMGELHLEIIIDRLKREYGVDANIGAPQVAYRETITKPHTETYTHKKQSGGSGQFAEVKITFEPKERNEGIEFVNAVVGGTVPKEYIPAVEKGIKVQADTGVLAGFPTVDFKYTLTDGKYHDVDSSALAFEIAAKACFREGMKKAGPVILEPIMDVEVTTPQDHVGDVVGDLNRRRGIIQSQDMAGTSVIVRAHVPLKEMFGYISNLRGMTKGRASFSMQFHHYDPVPRNVADEIMAKSA, from the coding sequence ATGGAGGCCCCCGTGGCGCGCACCCCGCTCGAGAAGATCCGCAATATCGGCATCACGGCGCATATCGACGCCGGCAAGACGACGACGACCGAGCGGATCCTGTATTACACCGGCAAGTCCCACAAGATCGGTGAGGTCCACGAGGGCAACACCACGACGGACTACATGGAGCAGGAGCGTGAGCGTGGCATCACGATCACCTCCGCCGCCGTGACCGCCGAGTGGAAGGGCCACCGGATCAACGTCATCGACACCCCGGGCCACATCGATTTCAACATCGAGGTGAACCGCTCGCTGCGCGTGCTCGACGGCGCGGTGTTCGTGATCGAGGGCGTGGCCGGCGTGCAGCCGCAGTCCGAGACCAACTGGCGCCTGGCCGACCGCTACAACGTGCCGCGCATCATCTACATCAACAAGCTGGACCGCACCGGCGCCGATTTCTATCGCGCCGCGGCCACGCTGACCGAGAAGCTCGGCATCACCTGGGTCGCCCTGCAGCTGCCGATCGGCATCGAGGACAGCCTGAAGGGCATCGTCGACCTGGTCGAGATGAAGTCGCTGATCTGGGAAGGCGACGAGCTGGGCGCCAAGTACCATGAGGCGCCGATCCCCGACGACCTGAAGGACAAGGCCGCCGAGTACCGCCAGCTGCTGCTCGACACCGCGCTGTCGGTGGATGACGCGGCGATGGAAGAGTATTTCGACAAGGGCGACGTCTCGGTCGAGACCCTGAAGAAGTGCATCAAGAAGGGCACGATCTCCGGCGCCTTCCGCCCGGTGGTCTGCGGCTCCTCCTTCAAGAACAAGGGCGTGCAGCCCCTGCTGGACGCGGTGTGCGACTATCTGCCGAGCCCGGTCGAGGTCGAGGGCATCATGGTCGCCCCCGAGGAAGGCCAGGACGAGGACACCCCGCGCCGCATCATCGAGGTGAGCGAGACCGCGCCCTTCTCGGCGCTCGCCTTCAAGATGATCAACGACAAGTACGGCAACCTGACCTTCATCCGCGTCTACGCCGGCGTGGTGCGCCAGGGCGACACCGTCCTGAACACCGCCAAGGGCAACAAGGAACGCATCGGCCGCATGTTCCAGATGCATGCCGACAAGCGTGAGGAAGTGAAGGAAGTCTACGCCGGCGACATCGTGGCGATCGTGGGCCTGAAGGACACCCTGACGGGTGACACCCTGGCCGACCCCGCCGACCCGGTGGTGCTGGAGCGCATGGCCTTCCCGGTGCCGGTCATCGACATCTCGGTCGAGCCGAAGACCAAGGACGGCGTCGAGAAGATGACGCTCGGCCTGCAGAAGCTGGCCGGCGAGGATCCCTCGCTGCGCCTGAAGACCGACCAGGAGACCGGCCAGACCATCCTGTCCGGCATGGGCGAGCTGCATCTCGAGATCATCATCGACCGCCTGAAGCGCGAATACGGCGTCGACGCCAATATCGGCGCGCCGCAGGTGGCCTATCGCGAGACGATCACCAAGCCGCACACCGAGACCTACACCCACAAGAAGCAGTCGGGTGGCTCGGGCCAGTTCGCCGAGGTGAAGATCACCTTCGAGCCGAAGGAGCGGAACGAGGGCATCGAGTTCGTCAACGCCGTGGTCGGCGGCACGGTGCCGAAGGAATACATCCCGGCGGTCGAGAAGGGCATCAAGGTCCAGGCCGACACCGGCGTGCTGGCCGGCTTCCCGACGGTGGACTTCAAGTACACCCTGACGGACGGCAAGTACCACGACGTCGACTCCTCGGCCCTCGCCTTCGAGATCGCCGCCAAGGCCTGCTTCCGCGAGGGCATGAAGAAGGCCGGCCCGGTGATCCTCGAGCCGATCATGGATGTCGAGGTGACCACGCCGCAGGACCATGTCGGTGACGTCGTGGGCGACCTGAACCGCCGCCGCGGCATCATCCAGAGCCAGGACATGGCCGGCACCTCGGTCATCGTCCGCGCCCATGTGCCGCTGAAGGAGATGTTCGGCTACATCTCCAACCTGCGTGGCATGACGAAGGGCCGTGCGTCCTTCTCCATGCAGTTCCACCACTATGATCCGGTGCCGCGCAACGTCGCGGACGAGATCATGGCGAAGAGCGCCTGA
- the dksA gene encoding RNA polymerase-binding protein DksA, with amino-acid sequence MITVPPDYRPSDSEEFMNPLQQEYFRQKLLRWRQDLLREAGDTLASLSEGGIAEADMTDRASVETDRALELRTRDRARKLISKIDQALDRIENGTYGYCEETGEPIGLRRLEARPIATLSIEAQERHERMERVHRDD; translated from the coding sequence CTGATCACGGTGCCGCCAGACTACCGGCCTTCTGACTCCGAAGAGTTCATGAACCCCCTGCAGCAGGAGTATTTCCGCCAGAAATTGCTGCGCTGGCGACAGGACCTGTTGCGCGAGGCCGGCGACACCCTGGCCAGCCTGAGCGAGGGCGGCATCGCCGAGGCGGACATGACCGACCGCGCCAGCGTCGAGACCGACCGGGCGCTGGAGCTGCGCACCCGCGACCGCGCCCGCAAGCTGATCTCCAAGATCGACCAGGCGCTGGACCGGATCGAGAACGGCACCTATGGCTATTGCGAGGAGACGGGCGAGCCGATCGGGCTGCGCCGGCTCGAGGCACGGCCCATCGCCACCCTGTCGATCGAGGCGCAGGAGCGGCATGAGCGCATGGAGCGGGTGCACCGCGACGATTGA
- a CDS encoding DUF1501 domain-containing protein: protein MTLLRPHQPRIGRRGLLLGLTAMAALGQARLAMASPAGTAGRGEARLVVVLLRGALDGLAVVQPYGDAELRELRGPLLLPEPGQEGGLLDLGGFFGLHPSMDKVHAMYRANEAMVLHAVAGPYRTRSHFDAQDMLESGAESRLSSGWLNRALQAMPADPAEGARAGLALGFDLPLLMRGPRPVSIYTPQRGESPPAELYARLADLAHEDPLLGPAVQEGLRARGYASGVLDQDRGRSAFPVLAAAAGRLLAEPDGPRVAALELGGWDTHSSQPGRLKNQLGQLDDGLEALRSASGPAWRHTAVLVMTEFGRTVRVNGNSGTDHGTGGAALLLGGAVAGGKVVADWPGLGRGKLFEDRDLQPSMDLRELAKGLLRDHLRLPEAALAAAFPDSAGVAPKRGLLRG from the coding sequence ATGACCCTGCTCCGCCCCCATCAGCCGAGGATCGGCCGGCGCGGCCTGCTGCTCGGTCTCACCGCCATGGCCGCCCTCGGCCAGGCCCGCCTCGCCATGGCCAGCCCCGCCGGCACGGCCGGGCGCGGCGAGGCGCGGCTCGTCGTCGTGCTGCTGCGCGGCGCGCTCGACGGCCTCGCCGTGGTGCAGCCCTATGGCGATGCCGAGCTGCGCGAGCTGCGCGGCCCGCTGCTGCTGCCGGAACCCGGCCAGGAGGGCGGGCTGCTCGACCTTGGCGGCTTCTTCGGCCTGCACCCCTCGATGGACAAGGTGCATGCCATGTACCGGGCCAATGAGGCGATGGTGCTGCATGCCGTGGCGGGTCCGTACCGCACCCGCAGCCATTTCGACGCGCAGGACATGCTGGAGAGCGGCGCCGAATCCCGCCTCTCCTCCGGCTGGCTGAACCGCGCCCTGCAGGCCATGCCGGCCGATCCGGCCGAGGGCGCGCGGGCCGGGCTGGCGCTGGGCTTCGACCTGCCGCTGCTGATGCGCGGGCCGCGCCCGGTCAGCATCTACACACCGCAGCGCGGCGAATCCCCGCCCGCCGAGCTCTATGCGCGGCTGGCCGACCTGGCGCATGAGGACCCGCTGCTGGGACCGGCGGTGCAGGAGGGGCTGCGCGCCCGCGGCTATGCCAGCGGCGTGCTGGACCAGGATCGCGGCCGCAGCGCCTTCCCTGTGCTGGCCGCCGCGGCCGGCCGCCTGCTGGCGGAGCCCGACGGGCCGCGGGTCGCCGCCCTCGAGCTGGGCGGGTGGGACACGCATTCCTCCCAGCCTGGCCGGCTGAAGAACCAGCTCGGCCAGCTGGATGACGGGCTGGAGGCGCTGCGCAGCGCCTCGGGTCCGGCCTGGCGCCACACCGCGGTGCTGGTGATGACCGAGTTCGGCCGCACGGTGCGGGTCAATGGCAATAGCGGCACCGATCACGGCACGGGCGGCGCGGCGCTGCTGCTGGGCGGCGCCGTCGCCGGCGGGAAGGTGGTGGCCGACTGGCCCGGGCTCGGCCGTGGCAAGCTGTTCGAGGATCGCGACCTGCAGCCCAGCATGGATCTGCGCGAACTGGCCAAGGGGCTGCTGCGCGACCATCTGCGCCTGCCCGAGGCGGCGCTGGCCGCCGCCTTCCCGGACAGCGCCGGCGTGGCGCCGAAGCGCGGCCTGCTGCGCGGCTGA
- a CDS encoding GntR family transcriptional regulator, with the protein MPMPAAPSPRLDARPLYRQVEEILIGRIVGGDWPPGHLLPSEPDLAAELGVSQGTVRKALAALEQRHLIERRQGRGTTVSRHTSETARYTFFRVRDLSGRAVVSRIQVVSCIPGTAESAEAALLGLPEGAPVIRLRRIRLLDGSPRIFERCTLSAAVFPGFSLPPGELPTELYVLFQRTHGVTIARAEEELAAAPADAETAAALGKPEGTPLLMVQRIAYDVADRAVEVRLSMIDTERHRYAVRLD; encoded by the coding sequence ATGCCGATGCCCGCCGCCCCGTCGCCGCGACTGGACGCCCGCCCGCTCTACCGTCAGGTGGAGGAAATTCTCATCGGGCGGATCGTCGGCGGCGACTGGCCGCCCGGCCATCTGCTGCCCTCCGAGCCGGACCTCGCCGCCGAGCTCGGCGTCTCCCAGGGCACGGTGCGCAAGGCACTGGCGGCGCTGGAGCAGCGCCACCTGATCGAGCGGCGCCAGGGCCGCGGCACCACCGTCTCCCGCCACACCAGCGAGACGGCGCGCTACACCTTCTTCCGGGTGCGCGACCTCAGCGGCCGCGCCGTGGTCTCGCGCATCCAGGTGGTCTCCTGCATCCCCGGCACCGCCGAATCCGCCGAGGCCGCGCTGCTCGGCCTGCCGGAAGGCGCGCCGGTGATCCGGCTGCGGCGGATTCGCCTGCTCGACGGCTCGCCGCGAATCTTCGAGCGCTGCACCCTCTCGGCGGCCGTCTTCCCCGGATTCTCGCTGCCGCCCGGCGAATTGCCGACCGAGCTCTATGTGCTGTTCCAGCGCACCCATGGCGTGACCATCGCCCGCGCCGAGGAGGAGCTGGCGGCGGCGCCGGCGGATGCCGAGACGGCGGCCGCGCTGGGCAAGCCCGAGGGCACGCCGCTTCTGATGGTGCAGCGTATCGCCTATGATGTTGCCGACCGGGCGGTGGAGGTCCGGCTGTCGATGATCGACACCGAACGCCACCGCTACGCCGTCCGCCTGGACTGA